Proteins encoded in a region of the Halorussus sp. MSC15.2 genome:
- a CDS encoding DUF1328 family protein, with protein MLELAIAFFVLAIIAGALGAGGVAGLSMDVAKWLVILFLVLAVVSLVF; from the coding sequence ATTCTCGAACTCGCCATCGCCTTCTTCGTTCTCGCCATCATCGCCGGAGCGCTCGGTGCGGGCGGGGTCGCGGGACTCTCGATGGACGTCGCCAAGTGGCTGGTGATACTCTTCCTCGTGCTGGCGGTCGTGTCGTTAGTCTTCTGA